Sequence from the Bacillaceae bacterium S4-13-56 genome:
CGGATAATCAACTAATGATTATCCTCCTACTCGATTACATAATTCTTAAGAGGAGGGATATGGTGACGAATGAAACTTATATGAGCCTTGCACTAACCATGGCAAAAGAAACCCTTGGCCAAACATCCCCCAACCCTGTTGTTGGATGTGTTGTTGTCCGTGATGGGGAAATCGTCGGAATGGGTGCTCATTTGAAAGCTGGGGAAGGGCATGCTGAGGTACAAGCTATTCGTATGGCAGGAGAAAAGACTGAAGGTTCAACCGTTTATGTTACATTGGAGCCTTGTAGTCATTATGGAAAAACACCTCCATGCGCTGAATTATTAATCCATTCAAGGGTTTCTAAAGTTGTGGTTGCGACCACTGATCCCAATCCTACAGTTGCTGGTCGTGGTATTCAGATGTTAAGGGATGCAGGAATTGAAGTAGAGGTAGGTTGTTTAGAAGAAGAAGCTAAAGAATTAAATCGATTCTTCTTCCATTACATGACTAAAAAAACTCCCTATGTCACGATAAAGACTGCCATGAGTTTTGACGGAAAAATTGCTACTCATACAGGGGAAAGCAAATGGATAACGAGTGAGGAATCAAGAAGAGATGTCCATATAGAACGTCACAAACACGATGCCATTTTAGTCGGGGTAAATACCGTAAATAAAGATAATCCTAGTCTCACAACTCGATTACCTGCAGGAGGGAAAAATCCTATTCGGGTGGTGTTGGATACCAATCTTCGGATTTCTCCAAATTCGAGTATGCTCCATGATGGAAAATCGCCACTATGGATTATTACTGGTAAAACAGCTTATCAAAATAGGGATTCATTAAGGGCGGGGAACCATGTTGAAATTTTATCGGTGGGAAATGATGAAATCTCTATTTATGAAGTCATTCAAATACTAGGGGAAAGAAAGGTTACTTCTCTTTATGTGGAAGGCGGGGGAACAATTAATGATTCTTTTATTAGATCGGGCTTATTTGAGGAGATTCATACTTATATAGCGCCTAAGCTTATAGGTGGTAAAAGTGCACCAACTCCTATTGGGGGGATTGGGTTTAACAGTTTAGCTGATGCACCATTGTTAGAGATCATATCTCATGAAATGGTAGGATCTGATTTTAAATTG
This genomic interval carries:
- the ribD gene encoding bifunctional diaminohydroxyphosphoribosylaminopyrimidine deaminase/5-amino-6-(5-phosphoribosylamino)uracil reductase RibD, coding for MTNETYMSLALTMAKETLGQTSPNPVVGCVVVRDGEIVGMGAHLKAGEGHAEVQAIRMAGEKTEGSTVYVTLEPCSHYGKTPPCAELLIHSRVSKVVVATTDPNPTVAGRGIQMLRDAGIEVEVGCLEEEAKELNRFFFHYMTKKTPYVTIKTAMSFDGKIATHTGESKWITSEESRRDVHIERHKHDAILVGVNTVNKDNPSLTTRLPAGGKNPIRVVLDTNLRISPNSSMLHDGKSPLWIITGKTAYQNRDSLRAGNHVEILSVGNDEISIYEVIQILGERKVTSLYVEGGGTINDSFIRSGLFEEIHTYIAPKLIGGKSAPTPIGGIGFNSLADAPLLEIISHEMVGSDFKLVARKKEE